The following coding sequences are from one Paenibacillus sp. FSL R5-0912 window:
- the coxB gene encoding cytochrome c oxidase subunit II encodes MMKTWQAGKRLLPMTAALGLILAGCGREDLSVLRPQGPAAESSFALMKLSISIMIVVLLVVFSIAAYVWIRFRRKPDQNEIPKQVEGSFKLEVLWTVIPLILVVVLAVPTVKAVFAAGNDHSDDKDAIKVKVTGHQYWWEFEYTDYGVTTAQDLVIPAGKDIAFELSTKDVLHSFWVPSLSGKMDTNPDGTVNRFSFSAPNEGVYRGKCAELCGPSHGFMEFKVKSVSSTAFEEWLASMKAPDSVLPDDPALAETFKSQCLTCHATGSMQDLSQAPNLTGIGSRESVAGILLNDDTRVDGAPVEENLKTWLHDPQSVKPGNKMPDPKDLGLSDEEIDGIAEFLAGYTLD; translated from the coding sequence ATGATGAAAACGTGGCAGGCTGGAAAGCGGCTTCTTCCCATGACCGCAGCGCTTGGACTCATTCTTGCCGGATGCGGGCGGGAAGACTTGTCGGTACTCAGACCGCAGGGACCCGCAGCAGAAAGCTCGTTTGCACTGATGAAGCTGTCGATCTCAATCATGATCGTGGTGCTTTTGGTCGTCTTCTCTATTGCAGCTTATGTATGGATCCGTTTCCGCCGGAAACCGGATCAGAACGAGATTCCCAAGCAGGTGGAAGGCAGCTTCAAGCTCGAAGTGCTGTGGACGGTCATCCCGCTTATTCTTGTAGTTGTACTGGCGGTTCCTACAGTGAAGGCGGTGTTCGCTGCCGGCAATGATCATTCGGATGATAAGGATGCCATTAAGGTCAAAGTGACCGGCCATCAATACTGGTGGGAGTTTGAATATACGGATTACGGGGTGACAACAGCACAGGATCTGGTGATTCCAGCCGGTAAGGATATCGCTTTTGAGCTAAGCACCAAGGATGTCCTGCACTCCTTCTGGGTACCTTCGCTCTCCGGCAAAATGGACACCAACCCCGACGGAACGGTCAACCGCTTCAGCTTCAGTGCGCCGAATGAAGGCGTTTACCGCGGCAAATGTGCGGAGCTATGCGGGCCTTCCCACGGCTTCATGGAGTTTAAGGTGAAATCAGTCAGTAGTACGGCCTTTGAGGAGTGGTTAGCTTCGATGAAGGCTCCTGATTCTGTGTTGCCGGATGATCCGGCGCTCGCGGAGACCTTCAAATCCCAGTGCCTCACCTGCCATGCGACTGGAAGTATGCAGGATCTTTCCCAGGCTCCCAATCTGACCGGAATTGGCTCCCGCGAATCGGTGGCCGGCATTCTGCTTAATGACGACACGCGCGTGGACGGGGCACCGGTAGAAGAGAATCTGAAGACGTGGCTGCATGATCCCCAGAGCGTGAAGCCGGGCAACAAGATGCCGGATCCCAAGGATCTGGGCTTAAGCGATGAAGAGATCGACGGAATTGCCGAGTTTCTGGCCGGTTACACGCTGGACTGA